A single genomic interval of Streptococcus suis harbors:
- a CDS encoding ABC transporter permease — MFLAIEEMRQNKLRYGLILGLLILISYLVFFLTGLAYGLMQENRTAVDKWQADYVLLNSESNRLITASKIDTALLDQVDASDKALIRQQAGVAYVDENATSGEKEKVNIFAVESDSFIVPNIVEGRLYEKTGEVLVDKTLSEVEGFGLGDEVYLSGTDEKVTIVGYTDNAYFGVAPVVYMDFTAFAELMQADKQQAATSNLASAIVVRGDVASVPDELEKVAIADFIENLPGYKAQNMTFGFMIGFLIVISAIVIGIFIFVLTTQKSPIFGLMKIQGLSNGYISGSVLAQTFLLAGLGAVLGLAGTYLSSLVLPSAVPFENNWTFYIAIGLALVVFALLGASFSVGSIFKVDPLRNLS, encoded by the coding sequence ATGTTTTTAGCAATTGAAGAAATGCGACAAAATAAGCTGCGTTATGGCTTGATTTTAGGATTATTAATCCTGATTTCTTACTTGGTCTTTTTCCTGACTGGTTTGGCTTACGGACTCATGCAGGAAAATAGAACAGCAGTTGATAAATGGCAGGCAGATTATGTCTTGCTTAATTCAGAAAGCAATCGTTTGATTACAGCATCCAAAATTGATACAGCCTTGCTTGACCAAGTAGATGCTAGTGACAAGGCCTTGATTCGCCAACAAGCTGGAGTTGCCTATGTGGATGAAAATGCCACCTCAGGCGAAAAAGAAAAGGTAAACATCTTTGCTGTTGAATCAGATAGTTTTATCGTGCCGAATATTGTAGAAGGTCGTTTGTATGAAAAAACTGGAGAAGTCCTTGTAGACAAAACCTTGTCAGAGGTAGAAGGTTTTGGGCTAGGTGATGAAGTCTATCTGTCGGGTACTGACGAAAAAGTGACCATTGTAGGTTATACAGACAATGCTTATTTTGGTGTGGCACCTGTTGTATATATGGACTTTACGGCATTTGCAGAATTGATGCAGGCTGATAAACAACAAGCTGCAACGAGTAATCTTGCCAGTGCCATTGTCGTTCGTGGAGATGTCGCTTCTGTACCAGATGAGCTGGAAAAAGTTGCTATTGCAGACTTTATTGAAAATCTGCCAGGATATAAGGCACAAAATATGACCTTTGGCTTTATGATAGGATTCTTGATTGTCATCTCAGCCATTGTTATTGGTATTTTTATCTTTGTGTTGACAACACAGAAATCACCGATTTTTGGCCTGATGAAAATTCAAGGTCTTTCAAATGGCTATATTTCAGGCTCTGTATTGGCTCAAACCTTCCTACTGGCTGGTTTGGGAGCCGTCCTTGGATTGGCTGGAACTTATTTGTCATCCCTTGTCTTGCCAAGCGCTGTTCCATTTGAGAATAACTGGACCTTCTATATTGCAATCGGCCTAGCACTAGTTGTATTTGCCCTATTGGGTGCTAGTTTCTCTGTAGGTTCTATCTTTAAGGTAGATCCATTACGAAATCTATCTTAG
- a CDS encoding ABC transporter ATP-binding protein, protein MKTLIFENISKTFQDGSQTITALKPTNFSIEEGEFVAIIGPSGSGKSTFLTLAGGLQTPTTGRVLINQSDYSDLPEKKRAKLRYKDIGFVLQASNLIPFLTVEKQLTLVDKVNKKAEPSKRNELLSELGVDHLKNKFPKDLSGGERQRVAIARALYNDPALILADEPTASLDSNRAFEVVELLAKEAKERNKSIIMVTHDQRMIEKCDKVYEMKDGVLTQVR, encoded by the coding sequence ATGAAAACACTTATTTTTGAAAATATTAGTAAGACCTTCCAAGATGGCAGTCAAACCATTACGGCTCTTAAACCAACAAATTTTAGCATTGAAGAAGGCGAATTTGTTGCCATAATTGGACCATCTGGGTCTGGGAAGTCAACATTTTTGACCTTGGCAGGTGGTTTACAAACACCGACAACTGGTCGTGTTTTAATCAATCAATCGGACTATTCTGATTTACCTGAGAAAAAACGTGCCAAATTGCGCTATAAGGACATTGGTTTTGTCTTGCAGGCTTCCAATTTGATTCCATTTTTAACAGTCGAAAAACAATTAACCTTGGTTGATAAGGTCAATAAGAAAGCTGAACCGAGCAAGCGAAACGAACTCCTATCTGAATTGGGTGTGGACCATCTCAAAAACAAGTTCCCTAAGGATTTGTCAGGCGGAGAACGGCAGCGTGTAGCAATTGCACGTGCACTCTACAATGATCCAGCTTTGATTCTAGCTGATGAACCAACAGCCAGTCTAGACAGTAATCGCGCTTTTGAAGTGGTTGAGTTATTAGCTAAGGAAGCCAAAGAACGGAACAAATCCATCATCATGGTAACACATGACCAACGCATGATTGAAAAATGCGACAAGGTATATGAGATGAAAGATGGTGTCCTCACTCAAGTTCGATAA
- a CDS encoding UDP-N-acetylmuramoyl-tripeptide--D-alanyl-D-alanine ligase translates to MKLTLHEVAQVLGAKNDISLYPDTALNKVEFDSRLITEGDLFVPLKGARDGHDFIPVAFENGCAVTLSEVSLDVPHILVENCLAALQQLAAYYLEKTGVEVIAVTGSNGKTTTKDMIHDVLATTYKTYKTQGNYNNEIGLPYTVLHMPDDTEKLVLEMGQDHLGDIHLLSEIAKPSLSVITLFGEAHLEFFGSRAEIAKGKLQIADGMEPGSKLLIPADPIADKLLPSHVELIRFGEQADLQVTSLVESKDSLTFTVNFMDGDIFLPVTGKYNATNAIVASYVGKTLGVPDEAIKSALAGLNLTRNRTEWKKAANGADILSDVYNANPTAMRLILETFSSIPANEGGKKIAVLADMKELGSQSVDLHNQMILSLSPDLLDTVIFYGQDIEGLAQLASQMFPIGKVYFFRKNAEQDQFEDLVKQVRESLGKEDQILFKGSNSMNLGKVVEEIEK, encoded by the coding sequence ATGAAATTAACCCTACACGAAGTCGCTCAGGTCTTGGGCGCAAAAAATGATATTAGTCTTTATCCTGATACAGCCCTTAACAAGGTCGAGTTTGACAGTCGCCTGATTACAGAAGGGGATCTTTTTGTTCCCCTCAAGGGAGCGCGTGACGGTCATGACTTTATTCCTGTGGCTTTTGAAAATGGCTGTGCGGTAACCCTGTCTGAAGTCAGCCTTGATGTTCCTCACATTCTAGTAGAGAACTGCTTGGCTGCGCTTCAACAATTAGCGGCCTACTACCTAGAGAAAACAGGGGTAGAAGTCATTGCCGTAACAGGATCAAACGGTAAAACGACCACCAAGGACATGATTCACGATGTTCTGGCGACGACTTACAAGACTTACAAGACACAAGGCAACTACAACAACGAAATTGGTCTACCTTACACCGTCCTCCACATGCCTGATGATACAGAAAAACTGGTCTTGGAAATGGGCCAAGACCACTTGGGAGACATTCATCTTCTATCCGAAATTGCCAAACCAAGTCTGTCAGTAATTACTCTATTTGGCGAAGCGCATCTGGAATTTTTCGGCTCACGAGCAGAGATTGCCAAAGGAAAATTACAAATTGCAGATGGAATGGAGCCAGGTAGTAAACTCTTGATCCCAGCAGATCCGATTGCGGATAAGCTCTTGCCGAGCCATGTAGAACTCATTCGTTTCGGTGAGCAGGCTGATTTGCAGGTGACCAGTCTGGTCGAGTCAAAAGATAGCCTGACCTTCACCGTCAATTTTATGGACGGCGACATTTTCCTCCCAGTGACAGGTAAGTATAACGCGACCAATGCTATAGTGGCAAGCTATGTGGGCAAGACCTTGGGTGTGCCTGATGAGGCAATTAAGTCAGCCCTAGCTGGTCTGAACTTGACCCGCAATCGTACCGAGTGGAAGAAGGCAGCAAACGGAGCAGATATTCTCAGTGATGTCTACAACGCCAACCCAACGGCTATGCGCTTGATTTTGGAAACTTTCTCTAGTATTCCAGCCAATGAAGGCGGCAAGAAAATCGCCGTTTTGGCAGATATGAAAGAATTGGGGAGCCAGTCCGTCGATCTCCACAATCAGATGATTCTGAGCCTGTCGCCTGATCTGCTAGACACCGTCATTTTCTACGGTCAGGACATTGAAGGTCTGGCCCAGTTGGCTAGTCAGATGTTCCCAATAGGAAAAGTCTATTTCTTTAGGAAAAATGCAGAGCAGGACCAATTTGAAGATCTGGTTAAACAGGTTAGGGAAAGTCTAGGAAAAGAGGACCAAATCCTCTTTAAAGGCTCTAATTCCATGAATCTTGGAAAAGTGGTTGAAGAAATAGAAAAGTAG
- a CDS encoding TIGR02206 family membrane protein: MSDFFSNQISEAPNLNVLEHLFLMIIWFFMLYLCFRCYQKRWFHIVFWWLQFIQIVSLYTWYIVADFPLSESLPFYHCRLAMLFILWAKPGPLKRYFAYLGLFGSLSAFIHPVFDPFAFPHLTFFTFVIGHYALTVNCMLYLLSDLEGEMLKGKEVVKYTLIMNMLILGVALLTGGNYGFLRQTPLVNSTNLPLNFFLVTCLLCFSILSIQAMLIAYLKKESKQMDSQILKK; this comes from the coding sequence ATGAGTGATTTTTTTAGCAATCAGATTTCTGAAGCACCGAACCTGAACGTATTGGAACACCTGTTTCTCATGATTATTTGGTTTTTCATGCTCTATCTTTGTTTTCGTTGTTATCAAAAAAGATGGTTTCATATTGTTTTTTGGTGGCTTCAATTTATACAGATTGTCTCCCTTTATACTTGGTATATCGTAGCTGATTTTCCTCTTTCTGAGAGTCTTCCTTTTTATCATTGTCGCTTGGCTATGCTTTTTATTCTTTGGGCGAAGCCTGGACCTTTGAAACGTTATTTTGCCTATCTGGGTCTTTTTGGATCGCTTTCAGCCTTTATTCATCCAGTATTTGACCCATTTGCATTTCCACATCTGACCTTCTTTACTTTTGTTATTGGTCACTACGCCTTGACGGTTAATTGTATGTTGTACCTGTTATCTGATTTAGAAGGAGAGATGTTGAAGGGAAAAGAGGTAGTGAAATATACGCTTATTATGAATATGCTGATTCTAGGAGTAGCTCTTTTAACTGGTGGAAATTATGGATTTTTGAGACAGACACCTTTAGTGAACAGTACCAATCTTCCTTTGAATTTCTTCTTGGTAACCTGCCTACTCTGTTTCTCTATTTTGAGTATACAAGCTATGTTAATTGCCTATTTGAAAAAAGAAAGCAAACAAATGGATTCGCAGATATTGAAAAAATAA
- a CDS encoding cation-translocating P-type ATPase gives MNKQIKGLSTKEVQKRIQNQQTNHFKTKTSASNWEIFRRNVFTSFNALNFAIFLALLAVQAWSNLFFFGVIVLNAVSGMLTEWRARRMIDKLNLMNKDFIRVVRDSETISIAPEDIVLDDVLLLSAGEQVPSDAIVLEGIAEANEAMLTGESDLIVKNTGAELLSGSYLVSGQIYAKVIHVGAENYASKLMLEAKTHKPIVSRILYNMDKIAKFTGKIIIPFGLALFLEALFIKLLPLKDSVITSSTALLGMLPKGIALLTITSLLTAVIKLGMKNVLVQEMYSVETLARVDVLCLDKTGTITQGKMTVKNLLPLTNHYSLDTIQQILATYIQTSEDTNSTAQAIRKEYGDLEHHYKASHIIPFSSDRKWGAMTIENIGHIFLGAPEMLLTQNPPSVSEAQARGSRVLILALSQQSLPSSQNQLPENIEPLALLEIADPIREDAAETLAYLRSQEVTLKIISGDNPVTVSHIAREAGFADYDSYIDCSKVDDEELIARAETTAIFGRVSPHQKKLLIQTLKAQGHTTAMTGDGVNDILALREADCSIVMAEGDPATRQIANLVLLDSEFRDIPEILFEGRRVVNNISHIAPIFLIKTIYSFLLGLICIASIALGKAEYLLVFPFIQVQMTLIGQFVEGFPPFILTFERNIRPVEKHFLRKSLLLALPNALMVVLSVLIFHLMQVFGYLNLHDMQTLSYYVLGSTGLLAVIRACLPLTKARLALIIYSVFGFFISSHFLHGLIEIHPLNSHTLPIYSGLMLIFIPVFFWISHKQGAFKN, from the coding sequence ATGAACAAACAAATAAAAGGTTTATCAACCAAGGAAGTACAAAAACGTATTCAAAACCAGCAAACCAATCATTTTAAGACAAAGACCAGTGCCAGTAATTGGGAAATCTTCAGACGAAATGTGTTTACATCTTTTAACGCACTAAATTTTGCCATTTTCTTAGCCTTACTAGCTGTACAGGCATGGTCCAACCTTTTCTTCTTCGGAGTTATTGTCCTCAACGCTGTTTCAGGAATGCTGACAGAATGGCGAGCACGACGAATGATTGACAAACTCAACCTGATGAACAAGGATTTTATCCGAGTTGTTCGCGACAGCGAGACAATCTCTATTGCACCAGAAGATATTGTCTTAGATGATGTTCTCTTGCTGTCTGCTGGCGAACAAGTTCCTAGTGATGCTATTGTTTTAGAAGGTATAGCCGAGGCAAACGAGGCCATGTTAACCGGTGAAAGCGACTTGATTGTGAAAAATACTGGGGCTGAATTATTGTCTGGTAGCTATCTAGTTAGCGGACAGATTTATGCAAAAGTCATCCATGTTGGCGCAGAAAACTATGCCAGTAAGCTCATGCTTGAGGCGAAAACTCACAAACCTATCGTCTCTCGTATTCTTTACAATATGGATAAAATTGCTAAATTTACAGGAAAAATTATCATTCCATTCGGACTTGCTCTTTTTCTAGAAGCCCTTTTCATCAAACTTCTTCCCTTAAAAGACTCAGTTATTACCAGCTCTACTGCCCTACTAGGTATGTTACCAAAGGGAATTGCTCTGCTGACCATCACTTCTCTCTTAACTGCCGTTATCAAACTGGGAATGAAAAATGTCCTCGTACAAGAAATGTATTCCGTCGAAACACTTGCCCGAGTTGATGTTCTTTGTTTGGATAAGACCGGAACGATTACTCAGGGGAAAATGACCGTCAAAAACCTGCTCCCCTTAACCAACCATTATTCACTTGACACTATCCAACAGATACTCGCTACCTATATCCAGACAAGTGAGGATACTAATTCAACAGCTCAGGCCATTCGAAAAGAATATGGTGATTTAGAGCACCACTATAAAGCTAGTCACATCATCCCATTTTCTAGTGATAGAAAATGGGGGGCAATGACAATAGAAAACATTGGTCACATTTTTCTAGGGGCACCAGAAATGTTACTAACACAAAATCCTCCTTCTGTTTCTGAGGCACAGGCTCGTGGTTCCCGTGTCCTGATTCTTGCGCTTAGCCAACAGTCCCTTCCTTCTTCTCAAAATCAGCTACCTGAGAATATTGAACCTCTAGCTCTATTAGAAATTGCCGACCCAATCCGAGAAGACGCCGCAGAAACACTAGCCTATCTTCGCTCGCAAGAAGTGACTCTAAAAATAATCTCTGGTGACAATCCTGTGACGGTCTCACACATTGCCAGGGAAGCTGGATTTGCTGACTACGATAGCTATATCGATTGTTCCAAAGTTGACGACGAAGAACTAATTGCCAGAGCTGAAACAACCGCCATTTTCGGTCGCGTATCCCCACATCAGAAAAAATTGCTCATCCAAACCCTCAAAGCACAGGGACATACTACTGCAATGACCGGTGATGGGGTCAATGATATTCTTGCACTACGTGAAGCTGATTGTTCCATTGTTATGGCTGAAGGCGATCCGGCTACCAGACAAATCGCTAATCTAGTCCTCCTAGATTCTGAATTTCGCGATATTCCTGAGATTCTCTTTGAGGGGCGACGCGTTGTTAATAACATCTCCCACATTGCTCCCATCTTTCTTATCAAAACAATCTACTCTTTCTTACTTGGCCTTATCTGTATCGCTAGTATTGCCCTAGGTAAAGCAGAATATTTGTTAGTTTTCCCATTTATTCAAGTACAAATGACCCTCATTGGTCAATTTGTCGAAGGTTTTCCTCCTTTTATCCTAACTTTTGAACGAAATATCCGCCCCGTAGAAAAACATTTTCTCAGAAAATCTCTTCTCTTAGCCCTACCAAATGCTCTCATGGTTGTTCTCAGTGTCCTTATTTTCCATTTAATGCAAGTATTTGGATACTTAAACTTGCATGACATGCAAACCCTCTCTTATTATGTTCTTGGTTCAACAGGTCTACTGGCTGTCATTCGTGCCTGTTTGCCACTGACAAAAGCTCGACTGGCTCTTATTATTTATTCCGTTTTCGGTTTCTTCATCAGCTCCCATTTCCTACATGGTCTGATTGAAATCCACCCCTTAAACAGTCACACATTGCCAATCTATTCTGGATTAATGCTCATTTTTATCCCTGTCTTTTTCTGGATTAGCCACAAACAAGGCGCATTTAAAAACTAA
- a CDS encoding peptide chain release factor 3: MSLQEEIKKRRTFAIISHPDAGKTTITEQLLYFGGEIREAGTVKGKKTGNFAKSDWMDIEKQRGISVTSSVMQFDYAGKRVNILDTPGHEDFSEDTYRTLMAVDAAVMVVDSAKGIESQTKKLFEVVKHRNIPVFTFINKLDRDGREPLDLLQELEEVLGIASYPMNWPIGMGKSFEGLYDLHNKRLELYRGDERFASLDEGDKLFGSNPFYAQVLDDIELLAEAGNEFSEQAILDGDLTPVFFGSALTNFGVQTFLDTFLEFAPEPHGHKTTTGDVIDPLNKDFSGFVFKIQANMDPRHRDRIAFVRVVSGEFERGMAVNLPRTGKGAKLSNVTQFMAESRENVENAVAGDIIGVYDTGTYQVGDTLTVGKNKFEFEPLPTFTPEIFMKVSAKNVMKQKSFHKGIEQLVQEGAIQLYKNYQTGEYMLGAVGQLQFEVFKHRMEGEYNAEVVMTPMGKKTVRWIKPEDLDERMSSSRNILAKDRFDQPVFLFENDFALRWFADKYPNVELEEKM; the protein is encoded by the coding sequence ATGTCACTACAAGAAGAAATCAAGAAACGCCGCACCTTTGCGATTATCTCTCACCCGGACGCGGGTAAAACCACCATTACCGAGCAGCTACTCTACTTTGGGGGTGAGATTCGTGAAGCAGGTACGGTCAAGGGGAAAAAGACTGGTAACTTTGCCAAATCTGACTGGATGGATATTGAGAAGCAACGTGGTATCTCTGTTACCTCATCTGTCATGCAGTTTGACTATGCAGGCAAGCGGGTCAATATCCTAGATACACCAGGGCACGAGGACTTCTCAGAAGACACTTATCGGACCTTGATGGCGGTGGACGCGGCTGTCATGGTAGTGGACTCTGCCAAGGGTATCGAGTCTCAGACCAAAAAGCTCTTTGAGGTCGTTAAGCACCGCAACATCCCAGTCTTTACCTTCATCAACAAGTTGGACCGTGACGGTCGTGAGCCACTTGATTTGTTGCAGGAGTTGGAAGAAGTCTTGGGCATTGCCAGCTATCCAATGAACTGGCCAATCGGTATGGGGAAATCCTTCGAGGGTCTCTATGACCTCCATAACAAACGCTTGGAACTCTACCGTGGTGACGAGCGGTTTGCAAGCTTGGACGAGGGTGACAAGCTCTTTGGTTCTAACCCCTTTTATGCACAAGTTCTGGATGATATTGAACTTCTGGCGGAAGCTGGGAATGAATTTTCAGAGCAGGCGATTTTGGACGGCGATTTGACCCCTGTTTTCTTCGGCTCAGCCCTGACCAACTTTGGTGTGCAGACCTTCCTGGATACCTTCTTGGAATTTGCTCCAGAGCCACATGGACACAAGACGACAACTGGTGATGTCATTGACCCGCTCAACAAAGACTTTTCAGGTTTTGTTTTCAAAATTCAAGCCAACATGGACCCGCGTCACCGCGACCGTATTGCCTTTGTCCGTGTGGTTTCAGGTGAATTTGAACGCGGTATGGCGGTCAACCTGCCTCGTACAGGCAAGGGAGCCAAGTTGTCCAATGTGACCCAGTTCATGGCAGAGTCCCGAGAGAATGTGGAAAATGCAGTGGCGGGGGACATTATCGGGGTTTACGATACAGGAACCTATCAGGTAGGAGATACCTTGACCGTAGGTAAGAACAAGTTTGAATTCGAACCGCTACCGACCTTCACCCCTGAAATTTTCATGAAAGTTTCTGCTAAAAACGTCATGAAACAAAAATCCTTCCACAAGGGAATTGAGCAACTGGTCCAAGAAGGAGCGATTCAGCTCTACAAGAACTACCAGACAGGCGAGTATATGCTGGGTGCCGTTGGTCAGCTCCAGTTTGAAGTTTTCAAACACCGCATGGAAGGCGAGTACAATGCTGAGGTAGTCATGACCCCAATGGGTAAAAAGACAGTCCGTTGGATTAAGCCAGAAGACCTGGATGAACGGATGTCTTCAAGCCGTAATATTCTTGCTAAAGACCGCTTTGACCAACCCGTCTTCCTCTTTGAAAACGACTTCGCCCTCCGCTGGTTTGCGGATAAATATCCGAATGTGGAGTTGGAAGAGAAGATGTAG
- a CDS encoding ATP-binding cassette domain-containing protein, with translation MFYYLRKCKLEVLAYVSVALVYALILAATGFVYARVSEAALSGDQKAFVTGSLIAVGFFICDTYFDYLPRYLKSKLVNRIMERARNQLVAVYAAGDDSGNDDKKSADKIHILVNHMDVLENGYLTPLLSMLTSLLVFTFSLIGALYLQGTMTLIMLALCFIPFLAPLINNRILAHATQDSQSEKNAYLKLFSEFVHSLTFIRISTITPIFEEKLQASSQEYARRANHFSKKQSQTYAVSYGLSSVVYSGAWIIGGIFVFQGLLKISDLIAMTTLMGTVAGPIQTMSGLVTDYLASRTVVADLTTILQGQFQENEAKEELTETIDSISLETITYEQNNHRLFDRFSYRFLANRKYAILGKSGSGKTTLLRLLLGVQKADEGRVLVNQTNLADLEQTSFFGKIYYLPQKTAIFSASIGENLSLFGPLDQRKALTCLSRVGLLDWFERQENGFATLLSSAQQLSGGEERRFDIARALYRDAEVLLFDEPTTGLDTRNESLIAETLSKIEDKLVIVVTHSQNEEFLGLFDERLVL, from the coding sequence TTGTTTTACTACCTTAGAAAATGCAAGTTGGAGGTGCTGGCTTATGTCTCGGTAGCTCTTGTCTATGCTCTGATTTTGGCAGCAACAGGTTTTGTCTATGCTAGGGTTTCAGAGGCGGCTCTGTCCGGTGACCAGAAGGCATTTGTGACCGGTTCACTCATAGCGGTGGGCTTTTTCATCTGCGATACCTACTTTGACTACCTGCCTCGTTATCTCAAATCTAAGTTGGTCAATCGTATCATGGAAAGGGCTCGAAATCAACTGGTGGCTGTCTATGCAGCTGGTGATGATTCAGGAAATGATGACAAAAAGAGTGCTGACAAGATTCACATTTTGGTCAACCACATGGATGTCTTGGAAAATGGTTATCTAACACCGCTCTTGTCCATGTTGACAAGCCTCCTTGTTTTTACCTTTTCACTGATTGGTGCCCTTTATTTGCAAGGGACCATGACGCTGATTATGCTGGCTTTGTGCTTTATTCCTTTTCTCGCTCCCTTGATCAATAATCGTATCCTTGCTCATGCCACTCAGGATAGTCAGTCGGAGAAGAATGCCTACCTCAAGCTCTTTAGTGAGTTTGTTCATTCTCTGACCTTTATCCGAATCAGCACCATTACTCCGATTTTTGAGGAGAAACTCCAAGCATCCAGTCAGGAATATGCTAGGCGAGCCAACCATTTTTCCAAAAAACAATCTCAGACCTACGCCGTGTCCTACGGTTTGAGTAGTGTGGTCTATTCGGGTGCCTGGATTATTGGTGGTATCTTTGTCTTTCAAGGCCTGCTGAAGATTTCAGACCTGATTGCTATGACCACCCTCATGGGAACGGTGGCGGGGCCTATCCAGACCATGTCTGGACTGGTGACAGATTACCTGGCCAGTCGGACTGTTGTAGCAGATTTGACGACGATTTTACAAGGCCAATTCCAGGAAAATGAAGCCAAGGAAGAACTGACTGAAACCATTGACAGCATCAGCTTGGAAACGATTACCTATGAGCAGAATAATCACCGCCTCTTTGATAGGTTTTCCTATCGTTTTCTTGCTAATAGAAAATATGCGATTCTAGGTAAAAGTGGCAGTGGCAAGACGACCTTGCTCCGTCTGCTGCTGGGGGTTCAGAAAGCAGATGAGGGACGGGTCTTGGTCAACCAGACCAATCTTGCGGACCTAGAACAGACCTCGTTTTTTGGAAAAATCTATTATCTTCCTCAAAAAACGGCTATTTTCTCAGCTAGTATTGGGGAAAATCTGAGCCTGTTTGGTCCCTTGGATCAGAGAAAGGCTCTGACTTGCTTGAGCAGGGTTGGTCTGCTAGACTGGTTTGAACGACAGGAAAATGGTTTCGCTACCCTGCTATCCTCTGCCCAGCAATTATCGGGAGGGGAGGAGCGGCGGTTTGATATAGCTAGAGCTCTCTATCGTGATGCGGAAGTCTTGTTATTTGATGAGCCAACGACGGGCTTAGATACTAGAAATGAAAGTTTAATTGCGGAAACCTTGTCCAAGATTGAGGATAAGTTGGTCATCGTCGTCACCCATTCGCAGAATGAAGAATTTCTAGGCTTGTTTGACGAGAGGCTTGTATTATAG
- a CDS encoding PH domain-containing protein, with protein MGLFSGLMGNASQMNNDKVEQELADILLDAEQVAMAFSLVRDLIVFTEYRLILVDKQGMTGKKVSYKSIPYRSISRFTVETSGHFDLDAELKIWISSAVEPAETLQFKSDKSVIQIQQALAAAVLLK; from the coding sequence ATGGGTTTGTTTTCAGGTTTGATGGGCAATGCCTCGCAGATGAATAATGACAAGGTAGAGCAAGAGTTGGCAGATATCCTTTTGGATGCGGAACAGGTAGCAATGGCTTTCAGCTTGGTTCGTGATTTGATTGTTTTTACAGAATATCGATTGATTTTGGTCGATAAGCAAGGAATGACTGGGAAAAAGGTATCTTATAAATCGATTCCTTACCGCTCGATTTCACGCTTTACGGTAGAAACCTCTGGTCATTTTGACTTAGATGCCGAGCTGAAAATATGGATTTCCTCGGCTGTTGAACCTGCTGAAACCCTCCAATTTAAGAGTGATAAGAGTGTTATTCAGATCCAACAAGCACTTGCAGCAGCGGTATTGTTGAAATAA